The proteins below come from a single Gimesia alba genomic window:
- a CDS encoding sulfotransferase family 2 domain-containing protein → MKFSPQRTGLADYLRAHEHPGGIIVSDKHKFLYMKPAKTAGTSILRECLQSHPLGLFNVKDDPKRFQEWINAIRDEELEEYFIFAVARNPWDRVVSIASYFKIPVRDFINRIDFHWQNKAIKYHSLPISSYTHHDGHPFVDFVCRFETLQPDMDQVFDQLKIKREKLPITNQSEHAHYSTYYTEQEIKKVAALYQHDIDYFGYCFGQTV, encoded by the coding sequence ATGAAGTTTTCCCCCCAGCGTACCGGACTGGCTGATTATTTACGGGCTCATGAACATCCGGGCGGAATCATTGTCTCTGACAAACACAAATTTCTTTACATGAAACCCGCAAAAACTGCGGGAACCAGTATTCTACGAGAATGCCTTCAAAGCCATCCACTAGGTCTATTTAACGTAAAGGACGACCCAAAGCGATTTCAGGAGTGGATCAACGCGATTCGAGATGAAGAGCTTGAGGAATACTTCATTTTTGCCGTGGCGCGGAACCCCTGGGACCGCGTGGTCTCCATAGCCAGCTACTTTAAGATTCCTGTCCGGGACTTCATCAATCGGATCGATTTTCACTGGCAGAACAAAGCGATTAAATATCATTCCTTGCCGATTTCAAGCTACACTCATCATGATGGACATCCTTTTGTGGATTTTGTCTGTCGTTTTGAAACGCTTCAACCCGATATGGACCAGGTCTTTGATCAGCTAAAAATCAAACGGGAAAAACTTCCTATCACAAATCAATCCGAGCATGCCCATTATTCCACCTATTACACCGAGCAGGAAATCAAGAAAGTGGCAGCACTTTATCAGCATGACATTGACTACTTTGGTTACTGTTTTGGTCAAACAGTATGA
- a CDS encoding PF20097 family protein: MNCPKCNAEMEKGYLLDSSYGGARKAAWVKGDELPTIKITAFPPAVEITGEQYELAVYRCPSCGLVETYATEQV, from the coding sequence ATGAATTGCCCCAAATGTAATGCGGAAATGGAAAAGGGTTATCTGCTTGACTCATCTTACGGCGGAGCGAGAAAAGCAGCCTGGGTGAAAGGGGACGAGCTTCCCACCATTAAGATTACCGCCTTTCCCCCGGCAGTTGAGATTACAGGCGAACAATATGAACTAGCCGTTTACCGCTGTCCATCGTGCGGGCTGGTCGAGACCTATGCCACTGAGCAAGTTTAG
- a CDS encoding OmpP1/FadL family transporter, whose translation MRPKITFLLALLAFCSAVSSQEAQAQLFGVEAQNTLMPASGGMAGTSIAEPQDLTSAINGNPASLPQFEGTQFLFGVGWADPTFRLTQTSQIGGLVDPFSAKSSGEGLLAGNIGVTQEFTAMGQPATFGLGFISTTGGDFDFRQIPESKGTNTAAVIVNIPVTVGVDLTDRVSVGAGMSLGVAMFDPPFFGAMSIAYGLRGTVGANYKLTDQTTLGAYYQTKQGFKFHNIIYLEGQPPPLVDRGYDLDMDLPQNVGFGIANRSLADGQLLLAADVVYKMWNEASMYRGFYDNQWVVQLGAQFSTGRWRLRAGYAWAENPLDPTPDLIIGGFELPGDIPFVRYNQALVANTSQHRISFGIGIRDVLPGIDFDIMAGGMFHDAEQIGPSTATSISSYWIGAGLTWRFGSSRS comes from the coding sequence ATGAGACCAAAGATCACATTTCTGCTTGCTTTATTGGCATTCTGCTCTGCGGTCAGCAGTCAAGAAGCGCAGGCGCAATTGTTTGGAGTCGAAGCTCAAAACACCCTGATGCCCGCTTCGGGAGGGATGGCTGGAACCAGTATCGCCGAGCCGCAGGACCTCACTTCTGCAATCAATGGCAATCCCGCCTCGTTGCCCCAGTTTGAAGGCACACAATTTCTCTTTGGTGTGGGCTGGGCCGATCCGACGTTTCGCTTGACTCAGACAAGCCAAATCGGGGGACTGGTTGATCCGTTTTCGGCGAAGTCTTCCGGGGAGGGATTGCTGGCCGGAAACATTGGTGTCACGCAGGAATTTACTGCAATGGGGCAGCCCGCCACTTTCGGTCTCGGTTTCATTTCAACCACCGGCGGTGACTTCGACTTCAGGCAGATCCCTGAAAGTAAAGGCACGAACACCGCTGCCGTAATCGTCAACATACCGGTCACCGTGGGGGTCGATCTGACCGATCGTGTCTCCGTGGGCGCTGGTATGTCCCTGGGGGTCGCCATGTTCGACCCACCTTTTTTCGGTGCCATGTCGATCGCATATGGACTCCGCGGAACGGTGGGCGCCAATTACAAATTAACGGACCAGACGACTCTCGGTGCATATTATCAGACAAAGCAAGGGTTCAAGTTTCATAACATCATCTATTTAGAAGGCCAGCCTCCGCCATTGGTCGACCGCGGATATGACTTGGACATGGATCTGCCTCAAAATGTCGGATTTGGTATTGCCAATCGATCATTGGCCGACGGTCAGTTGTTACTGGCGGCCGATGTGGTTTACAAGATGTGGAATGAGGCCAGTATGTACCGTGGCTTCTACGACAATCAGTGGGTGGTTCAACTCGGCGCCCAATTTTCGACAGGCCGATGGCGTCTGCGAGCCGGATACGCATGGGCCGAGAACCCGCTCGATCCCACGCCCGACCTCATTATTGGGGGTTTCGAACTACCGGGCGACATCCCTTTTGTGCGTTATAACCAGGCCCTGGTAGCGAACACCAGCCAGCACCGCATCTCATTTGGAATCGGCATTCGCGATGTCTTGCCTGGAATCGACTTTGATATCATGGCAGGCGGAATGTTTCACGACGCGGAACAGATTGGCCCCTCGACAGCAACCTCAATCTCGAGTTACTGGATCGGGGCGGGGCTAACATGGCGTTTTGGCAGTAGCAGAAGCTGA
- a CDS encoding DUF2071 domain-containing protein: MNQADPLTFTDELLSRQPPRGIDVDTTLAHFAIITCLIDPELVRPEIHSRFHLDLIEHEGHEWALLSVVPFVDQDFRFINVPWPKWRFGQTNYRVYVTDSETGEHVVWFIGTSLDSWTVSIPHYLWKLPWHRARIQFDCAFDAATKRYTTYRMQTTNSWADAEVELTDTGQTPTELIGFDDLETGLVILTHPRKGFYHRRDGRLGSYSIWHDRLQTTVGDVKTARFQLLEKMGMVPAGESPQIHSVLLQNQTEFTIYLPPKVVASSYLPPKVVASSPD, encoded by the coding sequence ATGAACCAGGCAGATCCGTTAACATTTACCGACGAGCTGCTGTCCCGCCAACCGCCGCGAGGAATTGATGTCGACACCACACTCGCCCACTTCGCCATCATCACCTGTCTGATCGATCCCGAACTGGTCCGGCCAGAGATTCACTCCCGTTTCCATCTGGATCTCATTGAGCACGAAGGGCATGAATGGGCGTTGCTCTCCGTTGTCCCGTTTGTCGATCAGGATTTTCGCTTTATCAACGTCCCCTGGCCGAAGTGGCGTTTCGGACAGACCAACTATCGCGTTTACGTGACTGATTCCGAAACCGGCGAGCACGTTGTCTGGTTTATCGGCACTTCGCTCGATTCCTGGACTGTTTCCATCCCGCATTATCTCTGGAAGCTGCCCTGGCATCGCGCCCGGATTCAATTCGACTGTGCGTTCGACGCCGCCACAAAACGCTACACAACCTACCGCATGCAAACCACCAACAGCTGGGCCGATGCGGAAGTGGAACTCACCGATACCGGCCAGACTCCAACCGAACTCATCGGCTTTGACGATCTCGAAACCGGACTGGTGATTTTGACGCATCCGCGGAAAGGCTTTTATCACCGTCGGGACGGCAGGCTCGGTTCCTACTCCATCTGGCACGATCGCCTGCAAACCACCGTCGGAGATGTAAAAACCGCCCGCTTTCAGTTGCTCGAAAAAATGGGAATGGTTCCAGCAGGGGAGTCACCACAGATTCACAGCGTCCTGCTCCAGAACCAGACCGAATTCACAATCTATCTGCCACCCAAAGTTGTGGCATCATCCTATCTGCCACCCAAAGTTGTGGCATCATCACCGGATTGA
- a CDS encoding VOC family protein, with translation MNDLETVELKAFVPAKDFALSKQFYEDLGFTIPWSSDELAYLYHGNCTFLLQNFYEKQHAENFMMHLSVTSVDAWWAHVQNQKIAEKYNVPISPPEQRPWNMRDFILTDPSGVLWRISENTD, from the coding sequence ATGAATGATCTGGAAACCGTCGAACTGAAAGCGTTCGTTCCCGCAAAAGACTTTGCGCTGTCGAAACAGTTTTACGAAGACCTCGGCTTCACGATTCCCTGGTCCTCCGATGAACTGGCTTATCTCTATCACGGGAACTGCACGTTCCTGTTACAAAATTTTTACGAGAAACAGCACGCTGAAAACTTCATGATGCATCTCTCGGTAACCAGTGTCGATGCCTGGTGGGCTCACGTCCAGAACCAAAAAATCGCCGAAAAGTACAACGTGCCGATCTCCCCACCCGAACAGCGCCCCTGGAACATGCGCGACTTCATCCTGACCGACCCCTCTGGCGTCCTCTGGCGCATCTCAGAAAACACGGACTGA
- a CDS encoding class I SAM-dependent methyltransferase, producing MTEQSEPPLEMVFSFYESIQRKGPGSEASTLKAFSLLNDLPATPRIVEFGCGAGVATLPLARSSRGHLTAVDIHQPFLDELQATAAHEGLADRITTVQADMGNPPFPNNTFDLIWSESAIYNLGFEQGLRLWKPLLKPGGHIAVSEVVWLTSEPPRKAKEFWDADYPSMTTVNENQNRMKAAGFDLLGHFVIPTEDWQNYYGPLQDHVTAFRTKHSANATAQAFADSLQQEIDLWKEYGDSYGYCFFIGKAV from the coding sequence TTGACAGAACAGTCCGAACCACCATTGGAGATGGTGTTCTCATTTTATGAGAGTATCCAACGTAAGGGGCCCGGCAGTGAGGCTTCGACTTTGAAAGCATTTTCCCTGCTGAATGATCTACCAGCCACACCGCGTATCGTCGAATTCGGATGCGGCGCGGGGGTCGCGACGCTTCCCCTGGCGCGAAGTTCCCGCGGTCACTTGACGGCCGTCGACATTCACCAGCCCTTTCTCGATGAACTGCAAGCCACCGCGGCACATGAAGGACTGGCAGATCGGATCACGACCGTTCAAGCCGACATGGGCAATCCACCGTTTCCCAACAACACTTTCGATTTGATCTGGTCGGAAAGTGCGATCTACAACCTCGGATTTGAGCAGGGACTGCGACTCTGGAAACCGCTCTTAAAGCCGGGCGGGCACATCGCGGTCTCAGAAGTCGTGTGGCTCACGTCAGAACCGCCACGCAAAGCGAAGGAATTCTGGGACGCGGACTATCCCTCAATGACCACGGTGAATGAGAATCAAAACAGAATGAAGGCAGCCGGATTCGATTTACTTGGTCACTTCGTCATCCCCACAGAGGACTGGCAAAACTACTACGGCCCGCTGCAAGACCATGTCACCGCTTTTCGGACGAAGCATTCCGCGAATGCCACAGCCCAGGCATTCGCCGACAGTCTGCAACAGGAAATTGATCTCTGGAAAGAATACGGCGACAGCTACGGCTATTGCTTTTTCATCGGAAAAGCGGTCTGA
- a CDS encoding DUF2157 domain-containing protein: MKITRTNLNDAVEEGILTSDQSERLLEFLKSRPSVGPEFDFAHLLYYLGGLIAIGAMTLFMNLGWESFGGWGIVTISLIYAILGLTLSNRFQQKGYTIPAGICATFVVALTPLAIYGVELALGLWPKDTEYREYHRYIRWYWLYMEIGTLVVAAIIARFYKYPFLLMPVAVTLWYLSMDLAVMLISDSSEFDVRSTVSMCVGAAMIGLALVVDLRSRKTGDYAFWLYLFGVMAFWGGLTVRNSDGELAKFVSLCINLLLMGVGIILVRRVFVVFGAIGCTFYLGHLAYNVFESSWLFPIILSLFGLLIIYLGIIWQKNEQALTRKARSILPTQLRELLESKDR, encoded by the coding sequence TGCTTGAATTTCTGAAAAGCCGGCCCAGCGTCGGACCAGAGTTCGACTTTGCCCACCTGCTTTATTATCTGGGTGGACTCATCGCCATTGGCGCCATGACACTATTCATGAATCTTGGTTGGGAATCATTCGGAGGGTGGGGCATCGTTACCATTTCCCTAATCTATGCAATCCTGGGGCTGACTCTTTCCAATCGATTTCAACAGAAAGGATATACTATACCCGCCGGGATCTGCGCCACATTTGTCGTCGCTTTGACTCCCCTGGCGATTTACGGGGTGGAGCTGGCACTGGGACTCTGGCCGAAGGACACTGAATATCGTGAATATCATCGCTACATCAGATGGTATTGGCTTTATATGGAGATTGGCACTTTAGTCGTCGCGGCGATCATTGCCCGGTTTTATAAATATCCATTTTTATTAATGCCCGTCGCCGTTACCCTTTGGTATTTGTCAATGGATCTGGCCGTCATGCTCATCAGTGACAGCTCCGAATTTGATGTTCGCTCGACCGTCTCCATGTGTGTGGGAGCGGCAATGATCGGCCTGGCATTGGTGGTTGATTTGCGGTCGAGAAAAACAGGAGATTATGCATTCTGGCTCTATCTCTTTGGTGTCATGGCATTCTGGGGTGGTCTGACTGTAAGAAATTCAGACGGCGAACTAGCGAAGTTTGTCTCTTTGTGTATTAACCTGTTGTTGATGGGCGTAGGCATCATTCTGGTCAGACGGGTTTTTGTCGTTTTTGGTGCCATCGGCTGCACATTCTATTTAGGTCACCTCGCCTACAATGTATTTGAAAGCAGTTGGTTGTTTCCGATTATCTTATCCTTATTTGGCTTATTGATCATCTATCTGGGTATAATCTGGCAAAAAAATGAGCAAGCCTTAACCCGGAAAGCGCGCAGCATCTTACCCACTCAACTACGAGAATTATTAGAATCGAAGGATCGGTAA